From Microtus pennsylvanicus isolate mMicPen1 chromosome 10, mMicPen1.hap1, whole genome shotgun sequence, one genomic window encodes:
- the Nphs2 gene encoding podocin isoform X1 has product MDSRARSSSREAHGRGGRSSSREDKRAKAGRGSGGRTRPDAGSERRSSGRTGTRGEPRVPAAAAATVVDVDEVRGSGEEGTEVVALLESERPEEGVKPSGFGACEWLLVLASLFFIILTFPFSIWFCIKVVQEYERVIIFRLGHLLPGRAKGPGLFFYLPCLDTYHKVDLRLQTLEIPFHEVVTKDMFIMELDAVCYYRMENASLLLSSLAHVPKAIQFLVQTTMKRLLAHRTLTEILLERKSIAQDVKVALDSVTCIWGIKVERTEIKDVRLPAGLQHSLAVEAEAQRQAKVRMIAAEGERAASESLRMAAEILSGTPAAAQLRYLHTLQSLSTEKPSTVVLPLPFDMLNLLSSPSNRTQGSINYPSSSRPVEPLNPKKKDSPML; this is encoded by the exons ATGGACAGCAGGGCGCGGAGCTCTTCCAGAGAGGCCCACGGGCGAGGTGGCAGATCCTCTTCTAGGGAGGACAAGAGGGCGAAGGCCGGGAGGGGCAGCGGAGGCCGCACGCGCCCGGATGCTGGGTCAGAGCGGCGGAGCTCCGGGCGGACCGGGACCCGGGGAGAACCCCGAgtccccgccgccgccgccgccaccgtaGTGGACGTGGACGAGGTTCGGGGCTCCGGTGAGGAGGGCACCGAAGTGGTGGCGCTGCTGGAGAGCGAGCGACCAGAGGAAG GTGTCAAGCCCTCTGGGTTCGGGGCCTGTGAGTGGCTGCTTGTCCTCGCCTCCCTGTTCTTCATCATCCTAactttccctttctccatctgGTTCTGCATAAAG GTTGTACAAGAGTATGAAAGGGTAATTATATTCCGACTGGGACATCTGCTCCCTGGAAGAGCTAAAGGCCCTG GCCTGTTCTTTTATTTGCCATGCCTGGACACCTACCACAAGGTTGACCTCCGTCTCCAAACCTTGGAGATACCTTTCCATGAG GTGGTAACCAAAGACATGTTCATAATGGAGCTAGACGCTGTCTGCTACTACCGCATGGAAAACGCCTCCCTTCTCCTGAGCAGTCTCGCTCATGTGCCCAAAGCCATCCAGTTCCTGGTGCAAACCACCATGAAGCGCCTCTTGGCACATCGGACCCTCACCGAAATTCTCCTGGAGAGGAAGAGCATTGCCCAAGATGTAAAG GTTGCCTTGGATTCAGTGACCTGTATTTGGGGCATCAAAGTGGAAAGAACTGAAAT TAAGGATGTGAGGCTGCCGGCTGGTCTTCAGCACTCTCTGGCTGTGGAAGCTGAGGCTCAAAGACAGGCCAAAGTGCGG ATGATTGCTGCAGAAGGGGAAAGGGCTGCTTCGGAATCCCTGAGGATGGCGGCCGAGATTCTGTCGGGCACCCCAGCTGCTGCTCAGCTTCGATACCTGCACACTCTGCAGTCACTGTCCACAGAGAAGCCATCCACTGTGGTTCTGCCTTTACCGTTTGACATGCTAAACCTCCTGTCTTCCCCCAGCAACAGAACACAAGGGAGCATCAACTACCCAAGTTCTTCCAGACCTGTTGAACCACTAAACCCCAAAAAGAAGGACTCTCCTATGTTATAG
- the Nphs2 gene encoding podocin isoform X2, translating to MDSRARSSSREAHGRGGRSSSREDKRAKAGRGSGGRTRPDAGSERRSSGRTGTRGEPRVPAAAAATVVDVDEVRGSGEEGTEVVALLESERPEEGVKPSGFGACEWLLVLASLFFIILTFPFSIWFCIKVVQEYERVIIFRLGHLLPGRAKGPGLFFYLPCLDTYHKVDLRLQTLEIPFHEVALDSVTCIWGIKVERTEIKDVRLPAGLQHSLAVEAEAQRQAKVRMIAAEGERAASESLRMAAEILSGTPAAAQLRYLHTLQSLSTEKPSTVVLPLPFDMLNLLSSPSNRTQGSINYPSSSRPVEPLNPKKKDSPML from the exons ATGGACAGCAGGGCGCGGAGCTCTTCCAGAGAGGCCCACGGGCGAGGTGGCAGATCCTCTTCTAGGGAGGACAAGAGGGCGAAGGCCGGGAGGGGCAGCGGAGGCCGCACGCGCCCGGATGCTGGGTCAGAGCGGCGGAGCTCCGGGCGGACCGGGACCCGGGGAGAACCCCGAgtccccgccgccgccgccgccaccgtaGTGGACGTGGACGAGGTTCGGGGCTCCGGTGAGGAGGGCACCGAAGTGGTGGCGCTGCTGGAGAGCGAGCGACCAGAGGAAG GTGTCAAGCCCTCTGGGTTCGGGGCCTGTGAGTGGCTGCTTGTCCTCGCCTCCCTGTTCTTCATCATCCTAactttccctttctccatctgGTTCTGCATAAAG GTTGTACAAGAGTATGAAAGGGTAATTATATTCCGACTGGGACATCTGCTCCCTGGAAGAGCTAAAGGCCCTG GCCTGTTCTTTTATTTGCCATGCCTGGACACCTACCACAAGGTTGACCTCCGTCTCCAAACCTTGGAGATACCTTTCCATGAG GTTGCCTTGGATTCAGTGACCTGTATTTGGGGCATCAAAGTGGAAAGAACTGAAAT TAAGGATGTGAGGCTGCCGGCTGGTCTTCAGCACTCTCTGGCTGTGGAAGCTGAGGCTCAAAGACAGGCCAAAGTGCGG ATGATTGCTGCAGAAGGGGAAAGGGCTGCTTCGGAATCCCTGAGGATGGCGGCCGAGATTCTGTCGGGCACCCCAGCTGCTGCTCAGCTTCGATACCTGCACACTCTGCAGTCACTGTCCACAGAGAAGCCATCCACTGTGGTTCTGCCTTTACCGTTTGACATGCTAAACCTCCTGTCTTCCCCCAGCAACAGAACACAAGGGAGCATCAACTACCCAAGTTCTTCCAGACCTGTTGAACCACTAAACCCCAAAAAGAAGGACTCTCCTATGTTATAG